A window from Methylocystis sp. MJC1 encodes these proteins:
- a CDS encoding peptide-binding protein, which translates to MRIILAALVAALSLALSAAAAPAKKSPAPREGVAFILDAGRILLDVAFATPDGGERRALAWFNMGMAAPVLTSDLYRELDLNRGAPLRLRIGERAFDARADQIKDGDGGVGVPTFAHLFAPRRVEAMLPARMFTDHVLRIDYGRRLFALDAPGAKGPEGLPVPIQLNADTGLAAVEAQIDGETRTLVIDAGSGYSWMRGDVARNMLARHPDWLRTHGAVGAANANMVDFAFEKEGDVLRIPSVRLGDGVELSELGFLGTAPVLGGFVESAFGDLFWDNWRKAAPAPVVGWLGANALRDFELTIDYPNRMSYWRRQKAPDSTELDQPPMTLVRQGERYLIGGVAQPASRPQAPLGVEIGDELLSIDNVTARSASKEDVLSALHGAPGERKRLTLERRGARVETDVEVQSFR; encoded by the coding sequence ATGCGCATCATCCTAGCGGCGCTGGTCGCCGCCTTATCGCTCGCCCTATCAGCCGCCGCCGCGCCAGCCAAGAAATCCCCAGCGCCGCGAGAAGGCGTGGCCTTCATCCTCGATGCGGGCCGCATTCTGCTCGACGTCGCCTTCGCGACGCCGGATGGCGGCGAGCGCAGAGCCCTCGCCTGGTTCAACATGGGCATGGCGGCGCCTGTCCTGACGTCCGACCTTTATCGCGAGCTTGATCTCAATCGTGGCGCGCCCTTGCGCCTGCGGATCGGCGAACGCGCCTTCGACGCGCGCGCGGATCAGATCAAGGATGGCGACGGCGGCGTCGGCGTTCCGACATTCGCCCATCTCTTCGCGCCGCGGCGGGTCGAGGCGATGCTGCCCGCGCGGATGTTTACGGACCATGTCCTGCGTATCGACTACGGCCGGCGTCTCTTTGCGCTCGACGCGCCAGGCGCCAAGGGGCCGGAAGGCCTCCCCGTTCCGATCCAGCTCAATGCGGACACGGGGCTCGCCGCCGTCGAGGCCCAAATTGACGGCGAGACGCGCACGCTCGTGATCGACGCCGGCAGCGGCTACAGCTGGATGCGCGGCGACGTCGCGCGCAACATGCTCGCCCGCCATCCCGATTGGCTGCGCACTCATGGCGCCGTCGGCGCGGCGAACGCCAATATGGTCGACTTCGCCTTCGAGAAGGAGGGCGACGTGTTGCGCATTCCGAGCGTGCGCCTGGGCGACGGCGTGGAGTTGAGCGAATTAGGCTTTCTCGGCACGGCGCCGGTCTTAGGGGGCTTTGTGGAGAGCGCGTTCGGCGATCTCTTCTGGGACAATTGGCGCAAGGCGGCGCCCGCGCCCGTCGTCGGCTGGCTCGGCGCCAATGCGCTGCGCGATTTCGAGCTGACGATCGATTATCCGAACCGCATGAGCTACTGGCGCCGGCAAAAGGCGCCCGATTCAACCGAGCTGGACCAGCCGCCGATGACGCTGGTGCGCCAGGGCGAGCGCTACCTCATTGGCGGCGTGGCGCAACCGGCGTCTCGACCGCAAGCCCCGCTTGGCGTGGAGATCGGCGACGAGCTGCTCTCGATCGACAATGTCACAGCGCGCAGCGCGAGCAAAGAGGACGTTCTCTCCGCGCTTCACGGCGCGCCGGGGGAGCGGAAAAGATTGACGCTGGAGCGTCGCGGGGCGCGGGTGGAGACGGATGTGGAGGTCCAGAGCTTCCGTTAA
- a CDS encoding anhydro-N-acetylmuramic acid kinase: MSGTSMDGVDVALIETDGDATVSFGPTGFYAYTDADRALLRNALAEAATMDDRDARPGVLAFAERMVTDRHAEAVETFLRDNAIDAASMNIVGFHGQTVLHRPKQKLTIQIGDGQALADRLGIDVAYDFRAADIAAGGEGAPIVPVFHRALVMAGGMKGEVALLNIGGVANVTYVADGEQPIACDTGPGNALIDDLMLQRTGAPIDRHGHMAARGRVNEAALLRMLAHPFFDQPPPKSLDRNAFVLEPIVKLSTEDAAATLTAFTAASVLRLFPHLPNQPQLLIVCGGGARNPILVRELVMRLPCKVTTADAVGWSADSMEAQGFGYLAARVLEGLPITFPTTTGVPQALRGGRLARAGGR; the protein is encoded by the coding sequence ATGTCCGGCACCTCCATGGACGGCGTCGACGTCGCGTTGATCGAGACGGACGGCGACGCGACCGTGTCCTTCGGGCCGACGGGTTTCTACGCCTATACGGACGCCGACCGGGCGCTGCTGCGCAATGCGCTGGCCGAGGCCGCGACCATGGACGACCGCGACGCGCGGCCGGGCGTGCTCGCTTTCGCCGAGCGCATGGTGACGGACCGCCACGCCGAGGCGGTCGAGACCTTCCTGCGCGACAACGCCATCGACGCGGCCAGCATGAATATCGTCGGCTTCCACGGTCAGACCGTGCTGCATCGACCCAAGCAAAAGCTCACCATCCAGATCGGCGACGGGCAGGCGCTGGCCGATCGGCTGGGCATAGACGTGGCTTACGACTTCCGCGCCGCCGACATCGCCGCCGGCGGCGAGGGTGCGCCGATCGTGCCGGTGTTTCATCGCGCGCTCGTGATGGCGGGCGGCATGAAGGGCGAGGTGGCGCTGCTCAATATTGGCGGGGTGGCCAATGTCACCTATGTCGCCGACGGCGAGCAGCCGATCGCCTGCGACACGGGCCCCGGCAATGCGCTCATCGACGACCTCATGCTTCAGCGCACCGGCGCGCCGATCGACCGCCATGGCCATATGGCCGCGCGCGGGCGCGTGAACGAGGCGGCGCTGCTGCGCATGCTGGCCCATCCCTTCTTCGACCAGCCGCCGCCAAAGTCGCTCGACCGCAACGCCTTTGTGCTGGAGCCCATCGTCAAACTCTCGACCGAAGACGCCGCAGCGACGCTCACCGCCTTCACGGCGGCCTCCGTGCTGCGGCTGTTTCCGCATCTGCCCAATCAGCCGCAATTGCTCATCGTCTGCGGCGGCGGCGCGCGCAATCCGATTCTGGTGCGCGAATTGGTGATGCGCCTGCCGTGCAAGGTGACGACCGCCGACGCGGTCGGCTGGTCGGCCGATTCCATGGAGGCACAGGGCTTCGGCTATCTCGCCGCGCGCGTTTTGGAAGGGCTGCCGATTACCTTCCCCACGACGACCGGCGTCCCGCAGGCGTTGCGCGGCGGACGCCTTGCGCGCGCCGGCGGGCGCTGA
- a CDS encoding redoxin family protein, which produces MSTPADASPEKAEWFASRRSVILGGMGAIGLGVGAAVVEHVWKRKDLTARFFNPFSIDNFDLPPVPGLVDAAGHPVPGFSSADLAGKRSLLVLWASWCPTCREEHKHIVALAKRNLAPIYGADVKDAPARAKYFLAKYGNPFVAVGADERTYLQRALAAKGVPATFIVGPGPVVEWSTYEGLDPEIIEKEIVPRLTAKAR; this is translated from the coding sequence ATGAGCACGCCAGCCGACGCGTCGCCGGAAAAGGCCGAATGGTTCGCGAGCAGGCGCAGCGTCATTCTCGGGGGCATGGGCGCCATCGGGCTGGGCGTAGGCGCCGCGGTCGTCGAGCATGTCTGGAAGCGCAAGGACTTGACAGCGCGCTTCTTCAATCCCTTTTCGATCGACAATTTCGATCTGCCGCCTGTGCCGGGCCTTGTCGATGCCGCCGGTCATCCGGTTCCCGGCTTTTCGAGCGCCGATCTTGCCGGCAAGCGCTCGCTCCTCGTCCTTTGGGCATCCTGGTGCCCGACCTGCCGCGAGGAGCATAAGCACATTGTCGCTTTGGCGAAGCGCAATCTCGCGCCCATCTACGGCGCGGACGTCAAGGACGCGCCGGCGCGGGCGAAATATTTTCTGGCGAAATATGGCAACCCCTTCGTCGCCGTCGGCGCGGATGAGCGCACATATCTGCAACGCGCGCTCGCCGCGAAGGGCGTGCCGGCGACCTTTATCGTCGGTCCGGGGCCCGTGGTCGAATGGTCGACTTACGAGGGCCTCGACCCCGAGATCATCGAAAAGGAAATCGTGCCGCGGCTGACGGCCAAGGCGCGTTAG
- a CDS encoding alpha/beta hydrolase, which translates to MPEVIFAGPAGRLEGRFHQSATRGAPIAIILHPHPQFGGTMNNQIVYHLYYAFAERGFSVLRFNFRGVGRSQGSFDHGSGELSDAAAALDWAQAVNPEARACWIAGVSFGSWIGMQLLMRRPEIEGFISVAPPANRFDFSFLAPCPSSGLFIHGDQDRVAPLKEVTGLIEKLKTQKGILIEHAVVEGANHFFENKVEPLIAHVDAYLDRRLNNPPRILIPARGD; encoded by the coding sequence ATGCCCGAAGTCATCTTCGCCGGTCCCGCCGGCAGGCTCGAAGGCCGCTTCCATCAGTCCGCCACGCGGGGCGCGCCGATCGCCATCATCCTGCACCCGCACCCGCAATTCGGCGGGACGATGAATAATCAGATCGTCTATCACCTCTATTACGCCTTCGCCGAGCGGGGCTTCTCTGTTCTGCGTTTCAACTTTCGCGGCGTTGGTCGCTCTCAGGGCTCCTTCGACCATGGCTCGGGCGAGCTCTCCGACGCGGCCGCGGCGCTGGATTGGGCGCAGGCGGTCAACCCCGAGGCGCGCGCCTGCTGGATTGCCGGCGTCTCCTTCGGCTCCTGGATCGGCATGCAGCTGCTCATGCGTCGGCCGGAGATCGAAGGCTTCATCTCCGTTGCGCCGCCGGCGAATCGTTTCGACTTCTCCTTCCTGGCCCCCTGCCCGTCCTCGGGCCTCTTCATTCACGGCGACCAAGACCGCGTCGCGCCGCTGAAAGAAGTCACCGGACTGATCGAGAAGCTCAAGACTCAGAAGGGCATCCTCATCGAGCATGCCGTGGTCGAAGGCGCCAACCACTTCTTCGAGAACAAGGTCGAGCCGCTGATCGCGCATGTGGACGCCTATCTCGATCGGCGCCTCAACAATCCGCCGCGCATTCTTATCCCCGCGCGGGGCGACTGA
- a CDS encoding cysteine desulfurase family protein, with amino-acid sequence MSKNRIYLDHNATSPLRPAARAAMLAAMDAPGNASSVHAEGRAAKSTLEQARATIAKGLGTAPRNVAFTSGATEAANLVLTPMLQRGSETGPVEVLLVGAGEHPAVLMGHRFPAAAVERVALTPEGALSLPALEAALARLHGKRFMVALQAVNNETGVIQPVREAAERAHAAGGILICDATQAIGRIKTTFQSAGADFLFFSSHKLGGPLGAGALAAAQDRLHISDVLVKGGGQEFGRRAGTENVPAIAGFAAAFEAALEGLPSENIRLGALRDALERQIAAIAADVRFFGRGAHRVGSVSAFAIPGVPAHTLLIALDLAGVAISSGSACSSGKVRESHVLAAMGAPEKEALRVSLGWSTRQEDVEQFGMVLAEVVDRIRSRRSVA; translated from the coding sequence ATGTCCAAAAACCGCATCTATCTCGACCACAACGCCACCTCGCCCCTGCGCCCGGCCGCTCGAGCGGCGATGCTGGCGGCGATGGACGCGCCGGGGAATGCTTCCTCGGTTCATGCCGAGGGCCGCGCAGCTAAATCGACGCTGGAGCAGGCGCGGGCGACGATCGCGAAAGGGCTCGGAACAGCCCCCCGCAACGTCGCCTTCACGAGCGGCGCGACCGAGGCCGCCAATCTCGTCCTCACGCCCATGTTGCAGCGCGGAAGCGAGACGGGCCCCGTCGAGGTTCTGCTCGTCGGGGCCGGGGAGCATCCGGCCGTTCTGATGGGCCATAGGTTTCCCGCGGCGGCTGTCGAACGGGTCGCCCTGACGCCGGAGGGGGCGCTGTCGCTCCCGGCGCTGGAAGCGGCGCTTGCGCGCCTGCACGGCAAGCGCTTCATGGTGGCGCTTCAGGCGGTAAATAACGAGACGGGCGTGATTCAGCCGGTTCGGGAGGCTGCCGAGCGGGCCCATGCGGCTGGCGGCATCCTCATTTGCGACGCAACCCAGGCGATTGGCAGAATAAAGACAACTTTCCAAAGCGCCGGCGCAGATTTTTTGTTCTTTTCCTCACATAAGCTCGGCGGTCCATTGGGGGCGGGGGCGCTTGCCGCGGCGCAAGATCGCCTCCACATATCGGATGTGCTGGTGAAGGGCGGCGGGCAGGAGTTCGGCCGTCGCGCCGGAACCGAGAATGTCCCGGCAATTGCTGGTTTCGCGGCGGCTTTCGAGGCCGCGCTCGAAGGGCTCCCGAGCGAAAATATCCGTCTTGGGGCCCTGCGCGACGCGCTGGAGCGCCAGATCGCGGCGATTGCGGCGGATGTTCGCTTTTTCGGCAGGGGCGCGCATCGCGTCGGCAGCGTCAGCGCCTTCGCGATCCCGGGCGTCCCGGCGCATACCCTGTTGATCGCGCTGGACCTTGCCGGTGTGGCCATCTCCAGCGGCTCTGCCTGCTCTTCCGGCAAGGTTCGCGAGTCACACGTGCTCGCGGCGATGGGGGCGCCCGAAAAAGAGGCGCTGCGTGTAAGCCTGGGTTGGTCTACACGCCAAGAGGATGTAGAACAGTTTGGAATGGTTCTTGCGGAGGTCGTGGACCGTATCAGGTCGCGGCGTTCCGTCGCCTGA
- the sufB gene encoding Fe-S cluster assembly protein SufB has product MAARQETVARVEEIDVDAYKYGFTTEIESEKAPKGLSEDIVRFISAKKNEPEWLTEWRLEAYRRWLTMEEPNWARVHYPPIDYQDLYYYSAPKSTPGPKTLDEVDPELLRTYEKLGIPLREQEILAGVETRKVAVDAVFDSVSVATTFKEELGKAGVIFCPISEAVKTHPELVRQYLGSVVPVTDNFYATLNSAVFSDGSFVYVPKGVRCPMELSTYFRINEQKTGQFERTLIIADAGSYVSYLEGCTAPKRDENQLHAAVVELIALDDAEIKYSTVQNWYPGDSEGRGGIYNFVTKRGDCRGRNSHISWTQVETGSAITWKYPSCILRGDDSQGEFYSIAVSNGHQQVDSGTKMIHLGRNTKSRIVSKGISAGKSQNTYRGQVTAHRKAEGARNFTQCDSLLVGHDCGAHTVPYIESKNPSAQFEHEATTSKISEDQLFYAQQRGLSAEEATALIVNGFVRDVLQQLPMEFAVEAQKLISISLEGSVG; this is encoded by the coding sequence ATGGCGGCTCGTCAGGAGACCGTTGCGCGCGTCGAGGAAATCGACGTCGACGCTTATAAGTATGGCTTTACGACGGAGATCGAGTCCGAGAAGGCCCCCAAGGGTCTGAGCGAAGACATCGTTCGCTTCATCTCCGCCAAGAAGAACGAACCCGAGTGGCTCACCGAATGGCGGCTGGAGGCGTATCGCCGCTGGCTGACGATGGAAGAGCCCAACTGGGCGCGGGTCCATTATCCGCCGATCGACTATCAGGACCTCTACTACTACTCCGCGCCGAAGTCGACGCCCGGGCCGAAGACGCTCGATGAGGTCGATCCGGAGCTGCTGCGCACCTATGAGAAGCTCGGCATTCCGCTCAGGGAGCAGGAAATCCTCGCGGGCGTCGAGACGCGCAAGGTCGCGGTCGACGCGGTCTTCGACTCGGTGTCGGTGGCGACGACCTTCAAGGAGGAGCTCGGCAAGGCGGGCGTGATCTTCTGCCCGATCTCCGAGGCCGTGAAGACCCATCCCGAGCTGGTGCGCCAATATCTCGGCTCGGTCGTGCCGGTGACCGATAATTTCTACGCGACGTTGAACAGCGCGGTCTTCTCGGACGGCTCCTTCGTTTATGTGCCGAAGGGCGTGCGCTGTCCGATGGAGCTTTCCACCTACTTCCGCATCAATGAGCAGAAGACAGGGCAGTTCGAGCGCACGCTGATCATCGCCGACGCGGGCTCTTATGTCAGCTATCTCGAAGGCTGCACGGCGCCCAAGCGCGACGAGAATCAGCTGCACGCGGCTGTGGTGGAATTGATCGCGCTCGACGACGCCGAGATCAAATATTCGACGGTGCAGAACTGGTATCCGGGCGACAGCGAGGGCAGGGGCGGTATTTACAATTTCGTCACCAAGCGCGGCGATTGCCGCGGCCGCAACTCGCATATCAGCTGGACGCAGGTGGAGACCGGCTCGGCGATCACCTGGAAATATCCGTCCTGCATTCTTCGCGGCGACGACAGCCAGGGCGAGTTCTACTCGATCGCGGTGTCGAACGGCCATCAGCAGGTCGACAGCGGCACCAAGATGATCCACCTCGGCCGCAACACCAAGAGCCGCATCGTCTCGAAGGGCATTTCGGCCGGCAAGTCGCAAAACACCTATCGCGGGCAGGTGACCGCGCATCGCAAGGCGGAAGGCGCGCGCAACTTCACCCAATGCGACAGCCTGCTGGTAGGCCACGACTGCGGCGCGCATACGGTTCCCTATATCGAGTCGAAGAACCCGAGCGCGCAGTTCGAGCATGAAGCGACCACCTCGAAGATCTCCGAGGATCAGCTTTTCTACGCCCAGCAGCGCGGGCTCTCGGCGGAAGAGGCGACGGCGCTGATCGTGAACGGCTTCGTGCGCGACGTGCTGCAGCAGCTTCCGATGGAATTCGCGGTCGAGGCGCAGAAGCTGATCTCGATCTCGCTCGAAGGGAGCGTGGGTTAA
- the sufC gene encoding Fe-S cluster assembly ATPase SufC, which produces MLEIKNLHVSVGDRKILKGLNLTVKDGEVAAIMGPNGTGKSTLSYVISGREGYQITEGEVLLDGENILDLEPHERAAKGIFLAFQYPVEIPGVATMTFLKAAMNAQRRLRGEPELETPEFMKLVKEASAKLGVSQEILRRPLNSGFSGGEKKRMDILQMALLQPKFGILDETDSGLDIDALRVVSEGVNSLRSPQRSFLVITHYQRLLDYIKPDTVHVMAKGVIQRSGGPELALELEDRGYQEYLAEEAA; this is translated from the coding sequence ATGCTCGAAATCAAAAACCTCCACGTTTCGGTCGGCGACCGGAAAATTCTCAAGGGCCTCAACCTCACCGTGAAGGACGGCGAGGTTGCCGCCATCATGGGGCCGAATGGCACCGGCAAATCGACCCTTTCTTACGTGATCTCGGGCCGCGAAGGCTATCAGATTACGGAAGGCGAAGTGCTGCTCGACGGCGAGAACATCCTCGATCTCGAGCCGCATGAGCGCGCCGCCAAGGGCATTTTCCTCGCCTTCCAATATCCGGTCGAAATTCCCGGCGTCGCCACCATGACCTTCCTCAAGGCGGCGATGAACGCCCAGCGCCGCCTGCGTGGCGAGCCGGAGCTGGAGACGCCGGAATTCATGAAGCTGGTCAAGGAAGCCTCGGCGAAGCTCGGCGTCAGTCAGGAAATCTTGCGCCGGCCGCTGAATTCCGGCTTCTCCGGCGGCGAGAAGAAGCGCATGGACATTCTGCAGATGGCGCTGCTTCAGCCCAAGTTCGGCATTCTCGACGAGACCGACTCTGGCCTCGACATCGACGCGCTGCGCGTCGTCTCGGAAGGCGTCAATTCGCTGCGCTCGCCACAGCGCTCCTTCCTGGTCATTACCCACTATCAACGCCTTCTCGATTACATCAAGCCGGATACGGTGCATGTGATGGCCAAGGGCGTCATCCAGCGCTCGGGCGGGCCGGAGCTGGCGCTCGAGCTCGAAGACCGCGGCTATCAGGAATATCTGGCTGAAGAGGCGGCGTAA
- the sufD gene encoding Fe-S cluster assembly protein SufD, with translation MIKLATEADAAFSALFDTMKSKGATSLRQAAWEAFAAKGLPNRRVEAWHYTDLKAALAKPAPIAPAQAGAPELPAASETVRLVTLDGVFRADLSDLASLPEGVKIQPLREALAQGAPGVMALVASDDVQAQDPMVAMNAALMQDGVILRIAAGVTLEKKIELASYVSSPDAQSSFTRSLVILGKDAKATIIETAGALTEAPAQDNQTLIVRLASGAALDLVTLASGQGDKLVRVMSLLAHLDEGASLNSYALVEGAGLLRRQIFARLDGERAKVALNGATLARGRQHADTTLVVDHAFPNGESREAFRNIIDEQGTGVFQGKIVVRPHAQKTDGVMQSKAILLSDGATMNNKPELEIFADDVQCGHGATCGRLDKEQLFYLMARGIPRYAAESLLIEGFANEAFAGLEDETLRGYLVERISSWLAARSK, from the coding sequence ATGATCAAGCTCGCGACCGAAGCCGATGCGGCTTTCTCCGCGCTCTTCGACACGATGAAGAGCAAGGGCGCAACCAGCCTGCGTCAGGCGGCCTGGGAGGCCTTCGCCGCCAAGGGCCTGCCGAACCGCCGCGTCGAGGCCTGGCATTACACCGACCTCAAGGCGGCGCTCGCTAAGCCCGCGCCGATCGCTCCCGCCCAGGCGGGCGCGCCGGAACTGCCGGCCGCGAGTGAAACAGTGCGGCTCGTCACGCTCGACGGCGTGTTTCGCGCGGACCTTTCGGATCTCGCCTCCCTGCCCGAAGGCGTGAAGATCCAGCCGCTGCGCGAGGCACTGGCGCAGGGCGCGCCGGGCGTCATGGCGCTCGTCGCCAGCGACGACGTGCAGGCCCAAGACCCCATGGTCGCGATGAACGCCGCTTTGATGCAGGACGGCGTGATCCTGCGCATCGCCGCCGGCGTGACGCTGGAAAAGAAAATCGAGCTGGCGAGTTATGTTTCCTCTCCGGACGCGCAGTCGAGCTTCACGCGCTCGCTCGTTATCCTCGGCAAGGACGCCAAGGCGACGATCATCGAGACGGCTGGCGCGCTCACTGAGGCGCCCGCGCAGGATAATCAGACGCTCATCGTGAGGCTCGCCTCCGGCGCGGCGCTCGATCTGGTTACGCTGGCTTCGGGGCAAGGCGACAAGCTCGTGCGTGTCATGAGCCTGCTCGCGCATCTCGACGAAGGCGCGAGCCTCAACTCCTATGCGCTGGTCGAAGGCGCGGGGCTGCTGCGCCGGCAAATTTTTGCCCGGCTCGACGGCGAGCGGGCGAAGGTCGCGCTCAATGGCGCGACGCTCGCGCGCGGTCGCCAGCATGCCGATACGACGCTCGTCGTCGATCACGCCTTCCCGAACGGCGAGAGCCGCGAAGCGTTCCGAAACATCATAGACGAGCAGGGAACCGGCGTATTCCAGGGCAAGATCGTCGTGCGGCCGCATGCGCAGAAAACCGACGGCGTCATGCAGTCGAAAGCGATCCTGCTCTCCGACGGCGCGACCATGAACAATAAGCCGGAGCTGGAGATCTTTGCCGACGATGTCCAATGCGGCCACGGGGCCACATGCGGGCGGCTCGACAAGGAACAGCTTTTTTATCTCATGGCGCGTGGCATTCCGCGCTATGCGGCGGAATCGCTGCTCATCGAAGGCTTTGCCAACGAGGCTTTCGCAGGGCTCGAAGACGAGACGTTGCGAGGCTATCTCGTCGAACGCATCTCATCCTGGCTAGCGGCGAGATCCAAATGA
- a CDS encoding cysteine desulfurase, giving the protein MNEQAPLKLYDVEKVRADFPILAERPYGKPLAYLDNAASAQKPRAVIERLTHFYEHEYANVHRGLHYLANAATEGYEGARETLRRFLNAPSTEEIIFTRGATEALNLVAASYGLAHIGEGDEIIVSLMEHHSNIVPWHFLRERKGAVIKWIVPDDNGVIDLDAFEKMFTDRTKIVAITHMSNVVAAPTPIAEIARIAHDHGVPVCVDGSQGAVHLDVDVQALDVDFYIVTGHKLYGPTGIGAVYGKRKWLESLPPFAGGGEMIETVTRDTVTYNAPPHRFEAGTPPIAQAVGLAAALDYIESIGRGAIRAHEAQLTAYAQQRLSEIEGLRIFGNAPDKGPIVAFEMAAAHAHDVATIIDRSGVAVRAGTHCAMPLLSHFGVTSTCRASFALYNTRDEVDRLADALLKAQKLFA; this is encoded by the coding sequence ATGAATGAGCAAGCGCCCTTGAAACTCTACGACGTCGAAAAGGTCCGCGCGGATTTCCCGATTCTCGCCGAGCGGCCCTATGGGAAGCCGCTCGCCTATCTCGACAACGCCGCTTCGGCGCAGAAGCCGCGCGCGGTGATCGAGCGACTGACGCATTTCTACGAGCACGAATACGCCAACGTCCATCGCGGCCTGCACTATCTCGCCAACGCCGCGACGGAAGGCTATGAGGGCGCCCGCGAAACCTTACGGCGCTTCCTCAACGCGCCTTCGACGGAAGAGATCATCTTCACCCGCGGCGCGACCGAAGCGCTCAATCTCGTCGCGGCCTCCTATGGGCTCGCCCATATTGGCGAGGGCGACGAAATCATCGTCTCGCTGATGGAGCACCACTCCAATATCGTGCCCTGGCACTTCTTGCGGGAACGCAAGGGGGCAGTGATCAAATGGATCGTGCCGGACGATAATGGCGTCATCGATCTTGACGCTTTCGAGAAGATGTTTACCGATCGCACCAAGATCGTCGCGATCACCCATATGTCGAATGTCGTCGCGGCGCCGACGCCGATCGCCGAGATCGCGCGCATCGCCCATGACCATGGCGTGCCGGTCTGCGTGGACGGCTCACAGGGCGCGGTGCATCTCGACGTGGATGTCCAGGCGCTCGACGTAGATTTCTACATCGTCACCGGCCACAAGCTTTATGGCCCCACGGGCATCGGCGCCGTTTACGGCAAGAGAAAATGGCTCGAGAGCCTGCCGCCCTTCGCAGGCGGCGGCGAGATGATCGAAACCGTCACGCGCGATACGGTCACGTATAACGCGCCGCCGCATCGCTTCGAGGCCGGCACGCCGCCGATCGCGCAGGCCGTCGGACTGGCCGCCGCGCTGGATTATATCGAGAGCATTGGCCGTGGCGCGATCCGCGCGCATGAGGCGCAGCTCACCGCTTACGCGCAGCAGCGTCTCTCGGAGATCGAGGGATTGCGCATCTTCGGCAATGCGCCCGACAAGGGGCCGATCGTCGCTTTCGAGATGGCGGCCGCCCATGCGCATGACGTCGCCACGATCATCGATCGTTCTGGCGTTGCGGTGCGCGCCGGCACGCATTGCGCCATGCCGCTGCTGTCACACTTTGGCGTCACCTCGACCTGCCGCGCTTCCTTCGCGCTCTATAATACGCGTGACGAGGTAGATCGATTGGCAGACGCTTTGCTTAAAGCTCAAAAACTTTTCGCGTGA
- a CDS encoding SUF system Fe-S cluster assembly protein translates to MSEALKTSETESVDTVAADEPTTKAVAGESLADEVVKALKTVYDPEIPADVYELGLVYRIDISDEGVVEIDMTLTAPGCPVAGEMPIWVKNAVSTVPGVSDVKVNLVFDPPWDQSRMSDEARVTLDMF, encoded by the coding sequence ATGAGCGAAGCTCTTAAAACAAGCGAAACGGAAAGCGTCGATACTGTGGCTGCGGATGAGCCCACAACGAAAGCGGTAGCGGGCGAAAGCCTCGCCGACGAAGTCGTCAAGGCGCTGAAAACGGTCTACGACCCTGAAATCCCTGCCGACGTCTACGAGTTGGGACTCGTCTATCGGATCGACATTTCCGACGAAGGCGTGGTCGAAATCGACATGACGCTGACGGCGCCGGGCTGTCCCGTCGCCGGCGAAATGCCCATATGGGTGAAGAATGCGGTGAGCACGGTGCCCGGCGTCAGCGACGTCAAGGTCAATCTCGTGTTCGACCCGCCGTGGGACCAGAGCCGCATGTCGGACGAGGCGCGCGTCACGCTCGACATGTTCTGA
- a CDS encoding VOC family protein, with translation MFTPRLKPKVLETAVYVEDLARAGRFYEETLGVTPMAQDSRMWALDCGPASVLLLFKRGATLEPVDLPGGRIPPHDGSGPAHLAFAVEADEVSAWETRLAEHGIEIEARMRWPRGGVSLYFRDPDDHLVELATPGIWANY, from the coding sequence ATGTTTACGCCGCGGTTGAAACCAAAGGTTCTGGAGACAGCCGTCTACGTCGAAGATCTCGCGCGGGCCGGGCGCTTTTACGAAGAGACGCTCGGCGTCACGCCCATGGCGCAAGACAGCCGCATGTGGGCGCTCGATTGCGGTCCAGCGAGCGTGCTGCTGCTCTTCAAGCGCGGCGCAACCTTGGAGCCGGTGGATTTGCCGGGCGGACGCATCCCGCCGCACGATGGATCGGGGCCTGCACATTTGGCCTTTGCGGTCGAGGCGGATGAAGTTTCCGCATGGGAAACCCGACTCGCCGAGCACGGGATAGAGATAGAAGCGCGGATGCGATGGCCGCGTGGCGGGGTCAGCCTTTATTTCCGAGATCCGGACGACCACCTTGTAGAGCTGGCGACCCCCGGGATTTGGGCGAACTATTGA